The Actinomycetota bacterium genome includes a region encoding these proteins:
- a CDS encoding PIN domain-containing protein, giving the protein MTAADTNVLVAAFASWHEHNAIAAAAVSGGLRLVSHVAVETYAVLTRLPPPHRAHPSHVIQFLERHFPDPPLALPPAALATFLEGLPAHGISGGASYDALVGETARLAGEELLTLDRRAMRVYEAIGARSRLLA; this is encoded by the coding sequence GTGACCGCCGCAGATACCAACGTCCTGGTCGCGGCCTTTGCCTCGTGGCATGAGCACAACGCCATCGCCGCCGCGGCCGTTTCCGGCGGGCTCCGGCTCGTGTCGCACGTCGCCGTGGAGACGTACGCCGTCCTCACCCGACTGCCACCGCCGCACCGGGCCCATCCGAGTCACGTCATCCAGTTCCTGGAGCGACACTTTCCCGATCCTCCGCTCGCGCTCCCACCCGCCGCGCTCGCGACGTTCCTGGAGGGCCTGCCCGCGCATGGGATCAGTGGAGGCGCGTCCTACGACGCGCTGGTGGGAGAGACGGCTCGCCTGGCCGGAGAGGAATTGCTGACGCTGGACCGTCGGGCGATGCGTGTGTACGAGGCGATCGGGGCCCGCTCTCGGCTGCTGGCCTGA
- a CDS encoding methyltransferase domain-containing protein, with translation MTTRSEAAVRGARRRFDRWSGRYEQDRRSRWLATLQDPALEALELGTGDRLLDVGCGTGRAVRLAAPGVESAVGLDVSRGMVERARYLSADIDNVRFVEGEAGALPFDDGSVTAVLCTSSFHHYPDPAAAAREMGRVLTPGGRLVIADPCADRPIVRVADRVLRLVEPGHVGIYRSEQLVGFLTAAGLRPLARRFLWERAFQFLKAVRSEPPV, from the coding sequence GTGACCACCCGGTCGGAGGCCGCCGTTCGGGGAGCTCGTCGCCGGTTCGACCGTTGGTCTGGCCGGTACGAGCAGGATCGTCGGTCCCGCTGGCTGGCCACGCTCCAGGACCCCGCCCTGGAAGCCCTGGAGCTCGGTACGGGGGACCGACTGCTCGACGTGGGGTGCGGAACCGGGAGGGCCGTCCGGCTGGCCGCTCCCGGGGTCGAATCCGCCGTGGGCCTGGATGTGTCGCGCGGGATGGTCGAGCGGGCCCGGTACCTGTCCGCGGACATCGACAACGTCCGTTTCGTGGAGGGCGAGGCTGGGGCGCTTCCGTTCGACGACGGCTCCGTGACAGCCGTGCTGTGCACGTCCTCGTTCCACCACTACCCGGACCCGGCCGCGGCGGCGCGCGAGATGGGCAGGGTGTTGACTCCTGGCGGCCGGCTCGTGATCGCCGACCCCTGCGCCGACCGCCCCATCGTGCGTGTCGCCGATCGGGTGCTGCGCCTGGTCGAGCCCGGACACGTGGGGATCTACCGGAGCGAACAGCTGGTGGGCTTCCTGACTGCGGCCGGCCTGCGCCCTTTGGCCCGGCGGTTCCTGTGGGAGCGAGCCTTCCAGTTCCTGAAGGCCGTCAGGTCCGAGCCTCCCGTCTGA
- a CDS encoding aminotransferase class III-fold pyridoxal phosphate-dependent enzyme, whose product MERDGRVTSPSLPRAYPLVPRRGAGSVLEDVDGNRFLDFNAGIAVCSTGHTHPRVVEAVRRQAEELLHYSGTDFYLPVYSEVCEELDRITPVGGPARSFLTNSGTEAVEAAIKLARHHTGRQYVIGFFGAFHGRSYGSVSLTASKSLYRATFGPLLPGIIHAPFGNQFRPNKPDSPQAFDGDFIEEVVFKRLVKPDEVAAVVVEPILGEGGYVPAPDGWLAALRELCTRHGILLVADEVQSGMGRTGRMWAMERWGVEPDIVLAGKGIASGLPLGAMIAREDLMTWTTGMHGSTYGGNPLSCAAALATFELIEGALAANAEKVGGQLLDGLRAVAARVGLIEDVRGLGLMIGIEFPDHDLADAVEKACFRRGLLVLGAGDSAVRMSPPLVVRPDQAETALGIFEEACAEVAATR is encoded by the coding sequence ATGGAACGCGACGGCAGGGTGACCTCTCCGTCGCTTCCCCGGGCCTACCCCCTGGTCCCCCGGCGGGGGGCCGGGTCGGTGCTCGAGGACGTCGACGGGAACCGGTTCCTCGACTTCAACGCCGGCATCGCCGTGTGCTCGACGGGGCACACCCACCCTCGCGTGGTCGAGGCGGTCCGCCGCCAGGCCGAGGAGCTGCTGCACTACTCCGGGACGGACTTCTACCTGCCGGTGTACTCGGAGGTGTGCGAGGAGCTCGACCGCATCACGCCGGTGGGAGGCCCGGCTCGTTCATTCCTCACGAACTCGGGGACCGAGGCGGTGGAGGCCGCCATCAAGCTCGCTCGGCACCACACCGGCCGGCAGTACGTCATCGGCTTCTTCGGTGCGTTCCACGGGCGGTCCTACGGCAGCGTGTCGCTGACGGCGTCGAAGTCCCTGTACCGGGCGACGTTCGGGCCCCTGCTCCCCGGAATCATCCACGCGCCGTTCGGCAACCAGTTCCGGCCGAACAAGCCGGACTCCCCGCAGGCGTTCGACGGCGACTTCATCGAGGAGGTCGTGTTCAAGCGGCTGGTGAAGCCGGACGAGGTGGCCGCCGTGGTGGTCGAGCCGATCCTCGGCGAGGGCGGGTATGTCCCGGCGCCGGATGGGTGGCTGGCGGCCCTCCGCGAGCTGTGCACCCGCCACGGGATCCTGCTCGTGGCCGACGAGGTCCAGAGCGGCATGGGCCGGACCGGCCGGATGTGGGCCATGGAGCGCTGGGGCGTCGAGCCGGACATCGTGCTGGCCGGAAAGGGCATCGCCAGCGGCCTCCCGCTCGGGGCCATGATCGCACGCGAGGACCTCATGACGTGGACCACCGGCATGCACGGCTCGACGTACGGTGGGAACCCGCTGTCGTGCGCGGCCGCGCTGGCCACGTTCGAGCTGATCGAGGGCGCGCTGGCGGCCAACGCCGAGAAGGTGGGTGGCCAGTTGCTGGACGGCCTCAGGGCGGTCGCCGCCCGGGTCGGCCTGATCGAGGACGTTCGCGGGCTCGGCCTCATGATCGGGATCGAGTTCCCCGACCACGACCTGGCCGACGCGGTGGAGAAGGCCTGCTTCCGGCGGGGCCTGCTGGTGCTGGGGGCCGGGGACAGCGCCGTGCGAATGTCGCCGCCGCTGGTGGTCCGGCCCGACCAGGCCGAGACCGCGCTCGGGATCTTCGAGGAAGCCTGCGCCGAGGTCGCCGCCACCCGGTGA
- a CDS encoding CoA transferase subunit A has product MREAVRELVRDGDSVAIEGFTHLICFAAGHEIIRQRKRDLTLCRMTPDVVYDQMIGAGVARKLVFSWLGNPGVGSLHAIRRRIEGGEGAEAGERLEIEEYSHFGMVCRYVAGASRLPFFPLRSYEGSDLPTANPRIVPIGSPYDASDVVYAVPPLNPDVTIVHAQRADAAGDAQIWGLLGCQREAAFAADRVIVVCEELVDESVVRADPNRTIIPGLIVDAVVVEPGACHPSYAQGYYDRDNRFYLDWDAVARDPETLERWLADWVHGTEDHAGYLEKLGAERWTELTAVGEAWSGQVNYGRYD; this is encoded by the coding sequence ATGCGCGAGGCCGTGCGCGAGCTGGTCCGCGACGGCGACTCGGTGGCCATCGAGGGGTTCACCCACCTGATCTGCTTCGCCGCGGGGCACGAGATCATCCGCCAGCGCAAGCGTGACCTGACCCTGTGCCGGATGACCCCGGACGTCGTCTACGACCAGATGATCGGCGCCGGCGTGGCACGCAAGCTGGTGTTCTCGTGGCTGGGGAACCCCGGCGTGGGGTCGCTCCACGCCATCCGCCGGCGGATCGAGGGCGGCGAGGGCGCCGAGGCCGGGGAGCGGCTGGAGATCGAGGAGTACAGCCATTTCGGCATGGTGTGCCGGTACGTGGCGGGGGCGTCCCGGCTGCCGTTCTTCCCCCTCCGAAGCTACGAGGGAAGCGACCTCCCCACGGCGAATCCCCGGATCGTTCCCATCGGGTCGCCGTACGACGCGTCCGACGTCGTCTACGCGGTGCCGCCGCTCAATCCGGACGTCACCATCGTCCATGCGCAGCGCGCCGACGCGGCCGGCGACGCGCAGATCTGGGGGCTGCTGGGGTGCCAGCGGGAGGCGGCGTTCGCGGCGGACCGGGTCATCGTGGTGTGCGAGGAGCTGGTCGATGAGTCTGTGGTCCGGGCCGACCCCAATCGCACCATCATCCCGGGCCTGATCGTGGACGCCGTGGTGGTGGAGCCGGGCGCCTGCCACCCGAGCTACGCGCAGGGCTACTACGACCGCGACAACCGCTTCTACCTGGACTGGGACGCCGTGGCCCGCGACCCCGAGACGCTGGAGCGCTGGCTGGCCGACTGGGTGCACGGAACCGAGGACCACGCCGGCTACCTCGAGAAGCTCGGCGCCGAACGCTGGACCGAGCTGACCGCCGTCGGCGAAGCCTGGTCCGGCCAGGTCAACTACGGCCGCTACGATTGA
- a CDS encoding SigE family RNA polymerase sigma factor, with protein sequence MIEEETQPGTDTQGTKARPSSRLAELYKRNAPDALRLAYVLTGDRALAEDFVQEAFVKLAGRFVDLRNPAAFPAYLRKTVVNLARMHWRRRRIERELMERRAREPRLEAGPAADAGMGARDAMRRALLGLPPRTRAALALRCYEDLQEAQVAEILGCSVGTVKSLVSRGVAALRGTVDRDGGGESTDG encoded by the coding sequence GTGATCGAGGAGGAGACGCAGCCCGGCACCGACACGCAGGGGACGAAGGCCCGGCCGTCCAGCAGGCTCGCGGAGCTGTACAAGCGCAATGCCCCCGATGCGCTGCGGCTCGCCTACGTGCTGACGGGCGACCGGGCGCTGGCCGAGGACTTTGTGCAGGAGGCGTTCGTGAAGCTGGCGGGGCGGTTCGTCGATCTCCGGAACCCGGCAGCCTTCCCCGCCTATCTTCGGAAGACCGTGGTGAACCTGGCACGGATGCACTGGCGGCGCCGGCGCATAGAGCGGGAACTGATGGAACGGCGGGCCAGAGAGCCCCGGCTCGAGGCCGGCCCCGCCGCCGATGCCGGCATGGGTGCCCGCGACGCGATGCGGCGGGCCCTCCTCGGGTTGCCGCCTCGGACGAGAGCGGCCCTGGCGCTTCGCTGTTACGAGGACCTTCAGGAGGCCCAGGTCGCGGAGATCCTGGGCTGCTCCGTGGGAACGGTGAAGTCGCTGGTGTCGCGGGGCGTCGCTGCGCTGCGCGGGACCGTGGACCGGGATGGTGGAGGCGAGAGCACCGATGGATGA
- a CDS encoding fumarylacetoacetate hydrolase family protein — MKLVSYDKRGHRRLGALTGGRVVDLPDAVGHPVFPTTMEALVSSSRGTVLDAAREALERDGALEFAVRGPRLLVPLLPTSIRTVRPPTPARGKRDPMAWYGMPGYAERDPRRVTGPDEEVSGPGPGRATGFELWLACVAGSAGRGLSPEEAGARILGYTVMTGSVETDGWTSLGPCVVTADEIDPQSVVLTARVGADVPAQSAIQDVPWGFPELMAHLSWNRDVCPGDVLGAGGVRLARPVPSGSVVEVEAPGIGVLRNRIG; from the coding sequence GTGAAGCTCGTCAGCTATGACAAGCGGGGGCACAGGCGGCTGGGGGCACTGACTGGGGGAAGGGTCGTGGACCTGCCGGACGCCGTCGGGCATCCGGTATTCCCCACCACCATGGAAGCCCTTGTTTCCTCCAGTCGGGGGACCGTGCTCGACGCGGCCCGCGAGGCGCTGGAGCGGGACGGCGCGCTCGAGTTCGCCGTCCGAGGGCCACGCCTGCTGGTCCCGCTGCTGCCCACCTCGATCCGGACGGTCCGCCCTCCCACGCCGGCCAGGGGCAAGCGCGACCCCATGGCCTGGTACGGCATGCCCGGCTACGCCGAACGCGACCCCCGCCGTGTCACGGGCCCGGACGAGGAGGTTTCCGGCCCCGGCCCCGGCCGCGCCACCGGGTTCGAGCTGTGGCTGGCCTGCGTGGCCGGCTCGGCGGGCCGGGGCCTGTCTCCGGAGGAGGCCGGCGCGAGGATCCTCGGCTACACCGTGATGACCGGGTCGGTGGAGACCGACGGATGGACATCGCTCGGTCCCTGCGTCGTCACCGCCGACGAGATCGACCCCCAGTCGGTGGTGCTGACCGCGCGCGTGGGCGCCGATGTCCCCGCCCAGTCCGCCATCCAGGACGTCCCCTGGGGGTTCCCCGAGTTGATGGCCCATCTGTCGTGGAACCGCGACGTCTGCCCGGGAGACGTCCTGGGGGCAGGTGGCGTTCGGCTTGCGAGACCGGTGCCGTCGGGCTCGGTGGTGGAGGTGGAGGCGCCGGGGATCGGGGTCCTCAGGAACCGGATCGGCTGA
- a CDS encoding type II toxin-antitoxin system VapC family toxin has translation MTGRGRRPVELALANTSLFIAVERDRPLAGAPPERVAVSVITVGELRLGVLAAADGPTRARRLETLSRVEALDPLPIDAPVAHAWATLRLALRDQGKRMPINDSWIAATAIAHHIPVVSQDDDYDDVPGLQVIRV, from the coding sequence GTGACGGGCCGGGGACGCCGGCCGGTCGAGCTGGCTCTCGCCAACACGTCGCTCTTCATCGCGGTGGAGCGCGACCGACCCCTGGCCGGAGCGCCGCCCGAACGCGTCGCCGTGTCGGTGATCACTGTGGGTGAGCTTCGGTTGGGAGTGCTGGCAGCGGCAGATGGGCCGACCCGAGCCCGACGTCTGGAGACGCTGTCTCGAGTGGAGGCTCTCGACCCCCTACCGATCGATGCGCCGGTCGCGCACGCGTGGGCCACCCTGCGCCTCGCCCTCCGTGACCAGGGCAAGCGCATGCCGATCAACGACTCGTGGATCGCGGCGACGGCGATCGCCCACCACATCCCGGTCGTCTCGCAGGACGACGACTACGACGACGTGCCGGGACTCCAGGTCATCCGGGTCTGA
- a CDS encoding AbrB/MazE/SpoVT family DNA-binding domain-containing protein codes for MKTTIDAAGRVVIPKVLRDELGLTGGKEVEVSLRDGHLELEPVSVPMHLVERGGVLMAEPDAPIPPLTVEQVRETLDRVRR; via the coding sequence ATGAAAACTACCATCGACGCGGCCGGTCGGGTGGTCATCCCAAAGGTGCTCAGAGACGAACTCGGTCTCACCGGAGGGAAAGAGGTCGAGGTCTCGCTTCGGGACGGACACCTGGAGCTCGAACCGGTCTCGGTTCCCATGCATCTCGTGGAACGCGGGGGGGTCCTGATGGCGGAGCCCGACGCGCCGATTCCTCCCCTCACGGTGGAGCAAGTGCGGGAAACGCTCGATCGCGTACGGCGGTGA
- a CDS encoding aldehyde dehydrogenase family protein, producing MAQQTFRITYATMTADNEELHQRYDEAVERARGDLGKEHPFFVNGEERHGEGFHEERSPIDSEIVVGKFAQGTKQDAKDAIAAARAFAPTWASTPWQERVAILRRAADLISERVFDIAALMAIEVGKNRLEAMGDVQESADLIAYYCDAMERNEGFTKPMGRLSEAETNIDVLRPYGVWAVISPFNFPLALAAGPVGGALVSGNTVVLKPSNAGAYMGVKLYEALRDAGVPAGAFHMITGRGSQVGQELQDNPDVDGLTFTGSYEVGMGIYRNFPKDFPKPAICEMGGKNPTIVSAKADLDKATDGVMRSAFGFGGQKCSATSRVYVQREVYEQFVDLLKQKAEAIKVGDPLKRENWLGPVINEDAVQTFEEAAEEARKNGRIVAGGERLTEGDLSRGNFVKPTVAEVPLDNWIWKKELFVPFVAVGPVDSLDEAFELANDTEYGLTAGFFSEDRGEVDQFLDRIEAGVVYVNRRAGATTGAWPGYQPFGGWKGSGTSGKAGGGDYYLLQYMREQSRTVIEG from the coding sequence ATGGCTCAGCAGACGTTCCGGATCACCTACGCCACCATGACGGCCGACAACGAGGAACTGCACCAGCGCTACGACGAGGCCGTCGAGCGCGCCCGGGGCGACCTGGGCAAGGAGCACCCCTTCTTCGTGAATGGCGAGGAACGACACGGCGAGGGCTTCCACGAGGAGCGCTCGCCGATCGACTCCGAGATCGTGGTCGGGAAGTTCGCGCAGGGAACGAAGCAGGATGCCAAGGACGCCATCGCCGCGGCTCGCGCGTTCGCCCCGACCTGGGCCTCCACGCCGTGGCAGGAGCGGGTGGCCATCCTGCGCCGGGCCGCCGACCTCATCTCCGAGCGGGTGTTCGACATCGCCGCCCTCATGGCCATCGAGGTCGGCAAGAACCGCCTGGAGGCCATGGGCGACGTCCAGGAGTCGGCGGACCTCATCGCCTACTACTGCGACGCCATGGAGCGCAACGAGGGCTTCACCAAGCCCATGGGCCGGCTGTCGGAGGCGGAGACGAACATCGACGTGCTGCGGCCCTACGGGGTGTGGGCCGTGATCAGCCCGTTCAACTTCCCCCTCGCGCTGGCGGCGGGCCCCGTGGGCGGCGCCCTGGTCAGCGGGAACACCGTCGTGCTGAAGCCCTCCAACGCCGGCGCGTACATGGGCGTGAAGCTGTACGAGGCGCTGCGCGACGCCGGCGTCCCGGCGGGCGCGTTCCACATGATCACCGGGCGCGGCTCGCAGGTCGGCCAGGAGCTCCAGGACAACCCCGACGTCGACGGCCTCACGTTCACCGGCTCGTACGAGGTCGGGATGGGCATCTACCGGAACTTCCCGAAGGACTTCCCCAAGCCGGCCATCTGTGAGATGGGCGGGAAGAACCCCACGATCGTGAGCGCCAAGGCGGACCTGGACAAGGCCACCGACGGCGTCATGCGCTCGGCGTTCGGGTTCGGCGGGCAGAAGTGCTCGGCCACCTCGCGCGTGTACGTCCAGCGCGAGGTGTACGAACAGTTCGTGGACCTGCTGAAGCAGAAGGCGGAAGCGATCAAGGTCGGGGACCCGCTGAAGCGGGAGAACTGGCTGGGGCCGGTCATCAACGAGGACGCCGTCCAGACCTTCGAGGAGGCCGCCGAGGAAGCCCGCAAGAACGGCCGCATCGTCGCGGGCGGCGAACGGCTCACCGAGGGCGACCTGTCCCGCGGCAACTTCGTGAAGCCGACCGTGGCCGAGGTCCCGCTGGACAACTGGATCTGGAAGAAGGAGCTGTTCGTGCCCTTCGTGGCGGTGGGGCCGGTGGACTCGCTCGACGAGGCCTTCGAGCTGGCCAACGACACCGAGTACGGGCTGACCGCCGGGTTCTTCAGCGAGGACCGGGGCGAGGTCGACCAGTTCCTGGACAGGATCGAGGCCGGCGTGGTGTACGTGAACCGCCGGGCCGGCGCGACCACCGGCGCGTGGCCGGGCTACCAGCCCTTCGGCGGCTGGAAGGGCTCCGGCACCAGCGGCAAGGCCGGCGGCGGCGACTACTACCTGCTCCAGTACATGCGTGAGCAGAGCCGCACGGTCATCGAGGGCTAG